The Acidobacteriota bacterium DNA window ATCCGTTCCGTATTATGTCGCGGCGACATCACGCCTCCAGCCATTTCCCGACCGGCGTCGACAGGAACGTTTCGACGTCGATACCGTCCCCGCCGACCAGCAGCTTGCGGGTCGGCCGGAACGCCGCCGAGAACGCGGCCATGCCGGGCAGCGTCTCGGGCGCGCGCCCGCTCTTGACCTCGATGGCGACCAGCGTCCGGCCGGCGCTCACGACGAAATCGACCTCGCGGTTGCGATCGCGCCAGTAGTGGACGTCGCAGCAATCCATCGCCGCGGCGTTGGCCAGGTGTGCCCCGACTGCCGACTCGACCAGGCGGCCCCAGAACATGCGATCCGCACGTGCCTGCGCGAGAGTGATTCCCGCGTGCGCCGTGATCATCGCCGTGTTGAGGACCTGCAGCTTGGGGCTCGACGCCCGCCGCCTTGCGCCGACGCCGGCATACTTCTGGAGACCGGTGACCAAGCCGGCGCCGGCGAGCAGATCGAGGTAGTGGGCCAGGGTGGTCGTGTTGCCGGCGTCCTGGAGCTGGCCGAGCATCTTCGTGTAGGAGAGGATCTGCCCGGAGTGGGCGCATCCCAGCTCCAGCAGCCGGCGGAGCAACGCCGGCTTGTCGACGCGGGAGAGGAGCAGCACGTCGCGCGAGAGGATGGGCTCGATGAGCGAGTCGCGGACGTATCGCATCCAGCGGCGCGGTTGCCGGATGAGCGGCGCCGCGCCGGG harbors:
- a CDS encoding ATP-binding protein, translating into MSNPSPYSRAQTGELVRRLREPRRFIQVLAGSRQVGKTTLAGQAAKQSGLPTRHVSADEPTLRDSHWIQQQWEAARTLADAADANGALLVLDEVQKINHWSKAVKHLWDADTRNGRRLKVVLLGSAPLLVQRGLGESLAGRFEMLRLPHWSLAEMREAFGWSLEQYLFYGGYPGAAPLIRQPRRWMRYVRDSLIEPILSRDVLLLSRVDKPALLRRLLELGCAHSGQILSYTKMLGQLQDAGNTTTLAHYLDLLAGAGLVTGLQKYAGVGARRRASSPKLQVLNTAMITAHAGITLAQARADRMFWGRLVESAVGAHLANAAAMDCCDVHYWRDRNREVDFVVSAGRTLVAIEVKSGRAPETLPGMAAFSAAFRPTRKLLVGGDGIDVETFLSTPVGKWLEA